One window of Chionomys nivalis chromosome 10, mChiNiv1.1, whole genome shotgun sequence genomic DNA carries:
- the Pigh gene encoding phosphatidylinositol N-acetylglucosaminyltransferase subunit H isoform X2, whose amino-acid sequence MEDEKSFSDICGGRVVLRRRYYSPYCREFGLSSARLSLRSLTAVTCAVWLAAYGLFTLCENSMILSAAIFITIIGLLGYLHFVKIDQETLLIIDSLGIQMTSSYASGKESTTFIEMDKVKDVIINEAIYMKVIYYLCILLKDPGKPHEISQVVPVFQSAKPRLDCLIEVYRSCQEILAHQKATSTSP is encoded by the exons ATGGAGGACGAGAAGAGCTTCTCGGATATCTGCGGCGGCCGCGTGGTGCTGCGGCGTCGCTACTACTCGCCGTACTGCCGCGAGTTCGGCCTCAGCTCGGCTCGGCTGTCGCTGCGCTCGCTGACCGCCGTCACCTGCGCCGTGTGGCTGGCGGCCTACGGACTCTTCACCCTGTGCGAG AATAGCATGATCCTCTCTGCTGccatcttcatcaccatcatAGGCCTGCTTGGTTACCTCCATTTTGTGAAGATTGATCAGGAGACTCTGTTAATCATTGATTCACTTGGCATCCAGATGACTTCATCCTATGCTTCTGGCAAAGAAAGTACCACCTTCATAGAGATGGACAAGGTCAAGGATGTTATCATTAATGAGGCTATTTACATG AAGGTAATTTACTACCTCTGCATTTTATTGAAGGACCCAGGGAAGCCACATGAGATATCCCAAGTAGTTCCTGTCTTCCAG AGTGCCAAGCCTCGTTTGGACTGCTTGATTGAAGTATACAGGAGCTGCCAGGAGATTCTGGCACACCAGAAAGCCACATCAACAAGCCCATGA
- the Pigh gene encoding phosphatidylinositol N-acetylglucosaminyltransferase subunit H isoform X3, which produces MEDEKSFSDICGGRVVLRRRYYSPYCREFGLSSARLSLRSLTAVTCAVWLAAYGLFTLCENSMILSAAIFITIIGLLGYLHFVKIDQETLLIIDSLGIQMTSSYASGKESTTFIEMDKVKDVIINEAIYMQKVIYYLCILLKDPGKPHEISQVVPVFQARFGELREKCPKA; this is translated from the exons ATGGAGGACGAGAAGAGCTTCTCGGATATCTGCGGCGGCCGCGTGGTGCTGCGGCGTCGCTACTACTCGCCGTACTGCCGCGAGTTCGGCCTCAGCTCGGCTCGGCTGTCGCTGCGCTCGCTGACCGCCGTCACCTGCGCCGTGTGGCTGGCGGCCTACGGACTCTTCACCCTGTGCGAG AATAGCATGATCCTCTCTGCTGccatcttcatcaccatcatAGGCCTGCTTGGTTACCTCCATTTTGTGAAGATTGATCAGGAGACTCTGTTAATCATTGATTCACTTGGCATCCAGATGACTTCATCCTATGCTTCTGGCAAAGAAAGTACCACCTTCATAGAGATGGACAAGGTCAAGGATGTTATCATTAATGAGGCTATTTACATG CAGAAGGTAATTTACTACCTCTGCATTTTATTGAAGGACCCAGGGAAGCCACATGAGATATCCCAAGTAGTTCCTGTCTTCCAG GCCAGATTTGGAGAGCTCCGAGAAAAGTGCCCAAAGGCTTGA
- the Pigh gene encoding phosphatidylinositol N-acetylglucosaminyltransferase subunit H isoform X4: protein MEDEKSFSDICGGRVVLRRRYYSPYCREFGLSSARLSLRSLTAVTCAVWLAAYGLFTLCENSMILSAAIFITIIGLLGYLHFVKIDQETLLIIDSLGIQMTSSYASGKESTTFIEMDKVKDVIINEAIYMSAKPRLDCLIEVYRSCQEILAHQKATSTSP from the exons ATGGAGGACGAGAAGAGCTTCTCGGATATCTGCGGCGGCCGCGTGGTGCTGCGGCGTCGCTACTACTCGCCGTACTGCCGCGAGTTCGGCCTCAGCTCGGCTCGGCTGTCGCTGCGCTCGCTGACCGCCGTCACCTGCGCCGTGTGGCTGGCGGCCTACGGACTCTTCACCCTGTGCGAG AATAGCATGATCCTCTCTGCTGccatcttcatcaccatcatAGGCCTGCTTGGTTACCTCCATTTTGTGAAGATTGATCAGGAGACTCTGTTAATCATTGATTCACTTGGCATCCAGATGACTTCATCCTATGCTTCTGGCAAAGAAAGTACCACCTTCATAGAGATGGACAAGGTCAAGGATGTTATCATTAATGAGGCTATTTACATG AGTGCCAAGCCTCGTTTGGACTGCTTGATTGAAGTATACAGGAGCTGCCAGGAGATTCTGGCACACCAGAAAGCCACATCAACAAGCCCATGA
- the Pigh gene encoding phosphatidylinositol N-acetylglucosaminyltransferase subunit H isoform X1 produces MEDEKSFSDICGGRVVLRRRYYSPYCREFGLSSARLSLRSLTAVTCAVWLAAYGLFTLCENSMILSAAIFITIIGLLGYLHFVKIDQETLLIIDSLGIQMTSSYASGKESTTFIEMDKVKDVIINEAIYMQKVIYYLCILLKDPGKPHEISQVVPVFQSAKPRLDCLIEVYRSCQEILAHQKATSTSP; encoded by the exons ATGGAGGACGAGAAGAGCTTCTCGGATATCTGCGGCGGCCGCGTGGTGCTGCGGCGTCGCTACTACTCGCCGTACTGCCGCGAGTTCGGCCTCAGCTCGGCTCGGCTGTCGCTGCGCTCGCTGACCGCCGTCACCTGCGCCGTGTGGCTGGCGGCCTACGGACTCTTCACCCTGTGCGAG AATAGCATGATCCTCTCTGCTGccatcttcatcaccatcatAGGCCTGCTTGGTTACCTCCATTTTGTGAAGATTGATCAGGAGACTCTGTTAATCATTGATTCACTTGGCATCCAGATGACTTCATCCTATGCTTCTGGCAAAGAAAGTACCACCTTCATAGAGATGGACAAGGTCAAGGATGTTATCATTAATGAGGCTATTTACATG CAGAAGGTAATTTACTACCTCTGCATTTTATTGAAGGACCCAGGGAAGCCACATGAGATATCCCAAGTAGTTCCTGTCTTCCAG AGTGCCAAGCCTCGTTTGGACTGCTTGATTGAAGTATACAGGAGCTGCCAGGAGATTCTGGCACACCAGAAAGCCACATCAACAAGCCCATGA